Proteins from a single region of Amycolatopsis sp. CA-230715:
- a CDS encoding serine hydrolase domain-containing protein has translation MRAGKLGVAAVTAVLAFSTAGASAIATPERHDSGRFDRPWHGFSPARTVLRDGDPAAAGLDPAPLKAVEQRVDDWTKPGPSGHPLFSGAVGLWVHDGVVVDRHAVGGALRYADGKGTELPPSQQVPMREDTIFDMASISKLFTSIAAMQLVERHQLDLAAPVAKYLPEFAVNGKESVTVQQLLTHTSGFDADPTPSLWEGYPDIPSRRKAVLDSPLKFAPGSKYFYSDLNLMTLGFLVEKLTGSTLDAVVRDRITAPLGMTDTGYNPPADKLGRVAATEFQTTPPRGMVRGQVHDENAWSLGGVSGHAGVFSTARDMAVLGQAILNGGTYAGHRILREDTTRAMLTNHIEGLPDVHGLGFELDEMFYMGGLSSPVTGGHTGYTGTTFVIDPGSRSVAVLLTNRVHPNRGWGSINDAREAWATALARSMAVRPRSGRDAWFSDIGNMSTATLTTPPLRPRNDSVRASFSAFVDTETSDTLALEASTDGTTWQPVPVRASGPGAPEGVVNAVSGHGHRSWWRIRGEIPANGPVSLRWRYTTDKSYTGRGVLVDGIRVSSGGRTILDGEHDPSSLTASGWRPSTR, from the coding sequence ATGCGGGCTGGCAAACTGGGGGTCGCGGCCGTGACGGCCGTTCTGGCCTTTTCCACCGCGGGAGCGAGCGCGATCGCCACACCTGAGCGCCACGACAGCGGCCGTTTCGACCGGCCATGGCACGGATTCTCGCCCGCGCGCACCGTGCTGCGCGACGGCGACCCCGCGGCGGCGGGGCTCGACCCGGCGCCGCTGAAGGCCGTCGAACAACGCGTCGACGACTGGACGAAACCCGGCCCGAGCGGGCATCCGCTGTTTTCCGGCGCGGTGGGCCTGTGGGTGCACGACGGTGTCGTGGTGGACCGGCACGCCGTCGGCGGTGCGCTGCGGTACGCCGACGGCAAGGGCACCGAGCTGCCGCCGTCGCAGCAGGTGCCGATGCGCGAGGACACGATCTTCGACATGGCGTCGATCTCGAAGCTGTTCACCTCGATCGCGGCCATGCAGCTCGTCGAGCGGCACCAGCTCGATCTGGCCGCGCCGGTGGCGAAGTACCTGCCGGAGTTCGCCGTCAACGGCAAGGAATCCGTCACCGTCCAGCAGCTGCTGACGCACACCTCCGGGTTCGACGCGGACCCGACGCCGTCGTTGTGGGAGGGCTACCCCGACATCCCGAGCAGGCGCAAGGCGGTGCTGGACAGCCCGCTGAAGTTCGCGCCGGGCAGCAAGTACTTCTACTCCGATCTGAACCTGATGACGCTCGGCTTCCTGGTCGAGAAGCTCACGGGGTCCACTTTGGACGCGGTGGTGCGCGATCGGATCACCGCGCCGCTGGGGATGACCGACACCGGCTACAACCCGCCCGCGGACAAGCTCGGGCGGGTCGCGGCCACGGAGTTTCAGACGACTCCGCCGCGCGGCATGGTGCGGGGGCAGGTGCACGACGAGAACGCCTGGTCGCTCGGCGGCGTCTCGGGGCATGCCGGGGTGTTCTCGACGGCGCGGGACATGGCCGTGCTCGGGCAGGCGATCCTGAACGGCGGCACCTATGCCGGGCATCGGATCCTGCGCGAGGACACCACGCGCGCGATGCTGACGAACCACATCGAGGGCCTTCCCGACGTGCACGGGCTCGGGTTCGAACTCGACGAGATGTTCTACATGGGCGGGCTGTCGTCCCCGGTCACCGGCGGCCACACGGGTTACACCGGCACCACGTTCGTGATCGACCCCGGGTCGCGGTCGGTCGCGGTCCTGCTCACCAACCGCGTGCATCCGAACCGCGGCTGGGGCTCGATCAACGACGCGCGCGAGGCGTGGGCGACGGCGCTCGCGCGCTCGATGGCGGTCCGGCCCCGCTCGGGCCGCGATGCCTGGTTCAGTGATATTGGCAACATGAGCACCGCGACGTTGACCACCCCTCCGCTGCGTCCGCGTAACGATTCGGTGCGCGCGAGCTTCTCCGCGTTCGTCGATACCGAGACGTCGGACACGCTCGCGCTCGAGGCGAGCACAGACGGCACGACGTGGCAGCCGGTGCCGGTCCGCGCCTCCGGGCCGGGCGCTCCGGAGGGTGTCGTGAACGCTGTGTCCGGGCACGGCCACCGCTCGTGGTGGCGCATTCGGGGAGAAATTCCCGCGAACGGGCCGGTCAGCCTGCGGTGGCGGTACACGACCGACAAGAGTTACACGGGTCGCGGCGTGCTTGTAGACGGAATTCGCGTCAGCAGCGGCGGCCGGACGATTCTCGACGGCGAACACGATCCGTCATCACTCACCGCATCCGGCTGGCGACCGAGCACCAGGTAG
- a CDS encoding MurR/RpiR family transcriptional regulator, producing the protein MPTVSNFPTSPDTGGVATLPDTVTPVAVPGRDADSSPLVKIRSLLPGLARAEQRVAKVVLDDPSSVARRSITEVAQSANTSETTVTRFCKAIGVGGYPQLRIALAADTARTEARSTRNLGGEIGPGDDLASVVGKVSFADARAVEETADQLDVNTLQQVIDILAESGRIDVYGVGASAFVAADLQQKLHRIGRVSFAWSDTHIMLTSAAVLRPGDVAIGISHTGATTDTVEALRVAREHGAITVSLTNFPRSPVTEVSDHVLTTAARETTFRSGATASRIAQLTVIDCLFIGVAQRHMDDAVSALDATRDAVGSHRLGVRPDGRRRPRETGK; encoded by the coding sequence ATGCCGACGGTTAGTAACTTTCCCACGTCGCCTGATACTGGCGGCGTGGCCACGCTTCCCGACACCGTGACCCCGGTCGCCGTGCCGGGACGCGACGCCGACTCGAGCCCGCTGGTCAAGATCCGCTCGCTGCTGCCGGGCCTCGCCAGGGCCGAGCAGCGCGTCGCGAAGGTCGTGCTCGACGACCCGTCCAGCGTCGCCCGTCGCAGCATCACCGAGGTCGCCCAGTCCGCGAACACCAGCGAGACGACCGTGACCCGCTTCTGCAAGGCCATCGGCGTCGGCGGCTACCCGCAGCTGCGCATCGCGCTCGCCGCGGACACCGCGCGCACGGAGGCCCGCTCCACCCGCAACCTCGGCGGCGAGATCGGCCCCGGCGACGACCTCGCGTCCGTGGTCGGGAAGGTCAGCTTCGCCGACGCGCGCGCCGTCGAAGAGACCGCGGACCAGCTCGACGTGAACACCCTGCAGCAGGTCATCGACATCCTCGCCGAATCGGGCCGCATCGACGTCTACGGCGTCGGCGCGAGCGCGTTCGTCGCCGCGGACCTCCAGCAGAAGCTGCACCGCATCGGCAGGGTCAGCTTCGCGTGGTCGGACACGCACATCATGCTGACCTCGGCCGCGGTGCTCCGGCCAGGCGACGTCGCGATCGGCATCTCGCACACCGGCGCCACCACGGACACCGTCGAGGCGTTGCGCGTCGCGCGCGAGCACGGCGCGATCACCGTGTCGCTCACCAACTTCCCGCGGTCCCCGGTCACCGAGGTCTCCGACCACGTGCTGACCACGGCCGCCCGCGAAACCACGTTCCGCTCCGGCGCCACCGCGAGCCGGATCGCGCAGCTCACCGTCATCGACTGCCTCTTCATCGGCGTCGCGCAACGGCACATGGACGACGCCGTCAGCGCGCTGGACGCGACGAGGGACGCGGTCGGCTCACACCGGCTCGGGGTCAGGCCGGACGGCAGACGACGTCCGAGGGAGACCGGGAAATGA
- a CDS encoding oxidoreductase has translation MTDPLRPLLELDGVAEAAKSAQDAVFAVHRHRANLRDGSATAAEASVRAARASAAIDGADPEIPAEGAVSDPVLAGALRVAEALEGLLPTWRRAPSQALAKLHVLAAADLVTDPDELGRPSEGTGTRLELLGQLVTGATSVPGPVLTAVVHGELLALRPFGTAAGVVARAAARLSMVATGLDPKALTVPEVACFRRVKQYLGAAEGFASGEPDGVRAWLLFWCDALERGAKEARGIAEAVS, from the coding sequence ATGACGGATCCGTTGCGCCCCTTGCTCGAACTCGACGGCGTCGCCGAGGCGGCGAAGTCGGCGCAGGACGCCGTGTTCGCCGTGCACCGGCATCGCGCGAACCTGCGTGACGGCTCGGCGACGGCCGCGGAGGCCTCCGTGCGCGCGGCCCGCGCGTCGGCCGCGATCGACGGCGCGGACCCGGAGATCCCCGCCGAGGGCGCGGTGTCCGACCCCGTGCTCGCCGGTGCGCTCCGCGTCGCCGAAGCGCTCGAAGGCTTGTTGCCGACCTGGCGCCGCGCCCCGTCGCAGGCGCTGGCGAAACTGCACGTGCTGGCCGCGGCCGATCTCGTCACCGATCCCGACGAGCTGGGCCGCCCGAGCGAGGGCACGGGCACGCGGCTGGAACTGCTCGGCCAGCTGGTGACCGGGGCGACCTCGGTGCCGGGCCCCGTGCTCACCGCGGTGGTGCACGGGGAACTGCTCGCGTTGCGGCCCTTCGGCACCGCGGCCGGCGTCGTCGCGCGCGCGGCGGCGCGGCTGAGCATGGTCGCGACCGGCCTCGACCCGAAGGCGCTGACGGTGCCGGAGGTGGCGTGCTTCCGCCGGGTGAAGCAGTACCTCGGCGCCGCCGAAGGGTTCGCGAGCGGCGAACCCGACGGCGTGCGCGCGTGGCTGCTCTTCTGGTGCGACGCCTTGGAACGGGGCGCGAAGGAAGCACGAGGAATCGCCGAAGCCGTCAGCTGA
- a CDS encoding exo-beta-N-acetylmuramidase NamZ family protein gives MTVNRRRFIAGGAIATPLLAAGSMPATAQEPQEAQARRVTAGADLAAADGWSSLSGRKLGVLSNPTGVLANLDHVVDSMVAAGVKPVAAFGPEHGFRGSAQAGGSEGDYTDPRTGIGVYDAYGVDAPKLAGMFTKAGVDTVVFDIADVGARFYTYIWSLYTAMVAAAKAGAAFVVLDRPNPIGGTVSGPVLDPAFASGVGRKPIAQQHGMTAGELARLFAGEFLPAEGVPALELTVVQVRGWRRDAVFARTGLKWTPPSPNMPTPDTALVYPGTGMFEGTVFSEGRGTTRPFETIGAPGLDWRWRDALGGSGLSGVDFRETYFVPTFGKFAGETCGGVQLTVTDPGSFDAIRTAVTMFVTAKRLHPDKFGWRPDNFIDKLSGSARLRTMVDAGAGVDEVTGAWRDELARFAHRRRQYLIYR, from the coding sequence GTGACCGTCAACCGCAGGCGCTTCATCGCGGGCGGGGCGATCGCGACGCCGTTGCTGGCGGCGGGGTCGATGCCCGCCACCGCGCAAGAACCGCAAGAAGCGCAGGCGCGCCGGGTGACGGCGGGCGCGGATCTCGCCGCGGCCGACGGCTGGAGCTCGCTCTCGGGGCGCAAGCTCGGCGTGCTGTCCAATCCGACGGGCGTGCTCGCGAACCTCGACCACGTGGTGGATTCGATGGTCGCGGCCGGGGTGAAACCGGTGGCCGCGTTCGGCCCCGAGCACGGGTTCCGCGGCAGCGCGCAGGCGGGCGGGTCCGAAGGCGACTACACGGACCCGCGCACCGGAATCGGAGTCTACGACGCGTACGGAGTGGACGCGCCGAAGCTGGCGGGGATGTTCACCAAGGCGGGCGTGGACACCGTGGTGTTCGACATCGCCGACGTCGGCGCGCGGTTCTACACCTACATCTGGTCGCTGTACACCGCGATGGTGGCGGCGGCGAAGGCGGGCGCGGCGTTCGTCGTGCTGGACCGCCCGAACCCGATCGGCGGCACCGTTTCAGGCCCGGTGCTCGACCCGGCGTTCGCCTCCGGGGTGGGGCGCAAGCCGATCGCGCAGCAGCACGGGATGACCGCGGGCGAGCTGGCGCGCCTGTTCGCCGGGGAATTCCTTCCCGCCGAAGGGGTTCCGGCACTGGAGTTGACCGTCGTACAAGTGCGGGGCTGGCGCCGGGACGCGGTGTTCGCGCGGACCGGTCTGAAGTGGACACCACCGAGCCCGAACATGCCGACGCCCGACACCGCGCTGGTCTACCCCGGCACCGGGATGTTCGAGGGCACCGTGTTCTCCGAAGGCCGCGGCACCACGCGCCCGTTCGAGACGATCGGCGCGCCGGGCCTCGACTGGCGGTGGCGCGACGCGCTCGGTGGCAGCGGACTGTCCGGAGTGGACTTCCGCGAGACCTACTTCGTGCCGACCTTCGGCAAGTTCGCGGGCGAAACGTGCGGCGGCGTGCAGCTGACCGTGACCGATCCCGGCTCCTTCGACGCGATCCGCACCGCGGTGACCATGTTCGTCACCGCGAAACGGCTGCACCCCGACAAGTTCGGCTGGCGGCCGGACAACTTCATCGACAAGCTCTCCGGGTCCGCGCGGCTGCGCACGATGGTGGACGCGGGCGCGGGTGTCGACGAGGTCACCGGTGCCTGGCGAGACGAGCTGGCGCGGTTCGCCCATCGACGGCGGCAGTACCTGATCTACCGGTGA
- the ssd gene encoding septum site-determining protein Ssd: protein MTGKRPLVVASDPTLLDEILRLAAAAGCETECAPDLLAAKQSWEHAPLVLVDERTATGGPLPRRAKVVLVSKGPPEPATWQHVFRNGVEKVISLPDDEAGLLAALAEVVDGPDVPGGRVLAVAGGRGGAGASVFAAAVALRAATEGTAMLVDCDPLGGGIDLLLGAEFDTGLRWPELRLGSGGVSMPALNAALPRRRTVHGELPFVACDHDGQGPAAQAAATVVEAGRRAGYLVVCDLPRSPGAAAMAVLDRADLAVLVVPMELRACVAAKCVLRRFGRYADKVRLVVRGPSPSGVTAEQVAESVGAPMLTTMASDRWLPKAVERGEFEPRPRSALGRAARTVLSELTTPRTAERVLL from the coding sequence ATGACCGGGAAGAGACCGCTCGTCGTCGCGAGCGATCCGACACTGCTCGACGAGATCCTGCGGCTGGCCGCCGCCGCGGGCTGCGAAACCGAATGCGCGCCCGATCTCTTGGCGGCGAAGCAGAGCTGGGAGCACGCGCCGCTGGTGCTCGTCGACGAGCGCACGGCGACCGGCGGGCCGTTGCCGCGGCGGGCGAAGGTCGTGCTGGTCAGCAAGGGACCGCCGGAACCGGCCACCTGGCAGCACGTTTTCCGCAACGGCGTGGAAAAGGTCATCTCGCTGCCGGACGACGAGGCGGGCCTGCTCGCCGCGCTCGCCGAAGTCGTGGACGGCCCGGACGTCCCTGGCGGGCGCGTGCTCGCGGTCGCCGGCGGGCGGGGCGGCGCGGGCGCGTCGGTCTTCGCCGCGGCGGTGGCGTTGCGCGCGGCCACCGAAGGCACCGCGATGCTGGTCGACTGCGATCCGCTCGGCGGCGGGATCGATCTCTTGCTGGGCGCGGAGTTCGACACCGGGCTGCGCTGGCCGGAGCTGCGCCTCGGCTCCGGCGGGGTGTCGATGCCCGCGTTGAACGCCGCGCTGCCGCGCCGCCGGACGGTGCACGGTGAACTGCCGTTCGTCGCGTGCGACCACGACGGCCAGGGGCCCGCGGCGCAGGCGGCCGCCACCGTCGTCGAAGCGGGGCGGCGGGCCGGGTACTTGGTCGTGTGCGATCTGCCGCGAAGTCCCGGCGCCGCCGCGATGGCGGTGCTGGACCGCGCGGATCTCGCCGTGCTCGTCGTGCCGATGGAACTTCGCGCCTGTGTCGCGGCGAAATGCGTGCTGCGGCGGTTCGGCCGGTACGCGGACAAGGTGCGGCTCGTCGTGCGCGGCCCGTCGCCGAGCGGCGTGACCGCCGAACAGGTCGCCGAATCGGTCGGTGCGCCGATGCTCACCACGATGGCCTCGGACCGATGGCTGCCGAAAGCGGTGGAACGGGGCGAGTTCGAGCCACGGCCCCGCAGCGCGCTCGGCAGGGCCGCGCGCACCGTCCTCAGTGAACTGACCACGCCGCGCACCGCGGAACGGGTCCTGTTGTGA
- a CDS encoding N-acetylmuramic acid 6-phosphate etherase: MMTVPRQVVHVDSPTEQRNPRTTDIDLMSTVGILGMINAEDRRVPDAVNAVLPRIANAVDYAVEALRGGGRVHYVGAGTSGRLATLDAAELVPTYNVPPDWFVAHHAGGARALRQAVENAEDDAKAGAAEMREHVRPGDFVLGLTASGRTPFVLGALEAASRLGARTGLVSGNPGAVKPAGVDVLIAVDTGPEAIAGSTRMKAGTAQKIVLTAFSTATMIRLGRTYSNLMVSMRATNAKLRGRTLRILREATGMSPQDCSDALEAADGDLKVALVHLLGGVAVGKAKDALAETDGHVRNALDTLHVRAG, from the coding sequence ATGATGACCGTGCCGCGCCAGGTCGTGCACGTCGATTCTCCGACCGAACAGCGGAACCCGCGCACCACCGACATCGACCTCATGTCGACCGTCGGCATCCTCGGCATGATCAACGCCGAGGACCGGCGCGTGCCCGACGCGGTCAACGCCGTGCTGCCGAGAATCGCGAACGCGGTCGACTACGCCGTCGAAGCCCTGCGGGGCGGCGGCCGGGTGCACTACGTCGGCGCCGGCACGTCCGGGCGGCTCGCCACCCTCGACGCCGCCGAACTGGTCCCGACCTACAACGTGCCGCCGGACTGGTTCGTCGCCCACCACGCCGGTGGCGCGCGTGCGCTGCGCCAAGCCGTCGAAAACGCCGAGGACGACGCGAAGGCGGGTGCCGCCGAAATGCGCGAGCACGTCCGGCCGGGTGACTTCGTGCTCGGGCTGACCGCGTCCGGCCGCACCCCGTTCGTGCTCGGCGCGCTCGAAGCCGCCAGCAGGCTCGGCGCCAGGACCGGCCTCGTCTCCGGGAACCCCGGCGCGGTGAAGCCCGCGGGCGTCGACGTGCTGATCGCCGTCGACACCGGGCCGGAAGCGATCGCGGGGTCCACCAGGATGAAGGCGGGCACCGCGCAGAAGATCGTCCTGACCGCGTTCTCGACCGCCACGATGATCCGGCTCGGCCGCACCTATTCGAACCTCATGGTGAGCATGCGCGCCACCAACGCCAAGCTCCGCGGGCGGACCCTGCGGATCCTGCGCGAGGCCACCGGGATGAGCCCGCAGGACTGCTCCGACGCGCTGGAAGCGGCCGACGGCGATCTGAAGGTCGCGCTCGTGCACCTGCTCGGCGGCGTCGCGGTCGGCAAGGCCAAGGACGCGCTCGCCGAAACCGACGGGCACGTGCGCAACGCGCTCGACACCCTGCACGTCCGGGCGGGGTAG
- a CDS encoding HAD family hydrolase encodes MAEPRRTPSAPEAARKPVAAFFDLDKTIIASSSALAFSKPLLRQGLINRRAAVKSAYAQLVFALSGADAGKTERMRAQISALCAGWDVAQIRSIVAEALHDVVDPLVYAEAADLIARHRAEGHDVIVLSATGEEVVAPIADMLGATRSVATRMRVVDGRYSGEVDFYCYGEHKANAARELAATHGYDLADCHAYTDSSTDLPLLEVVGHPHAVNPDRELRRAADERGWPVLAFAKPVSLRTPVVPALAIGLGAGTIAAAATWYGLSRKSRKRSS; translated from the coding sequence GTGGCCGAACCCCGCCGAACACCCAGCGCACCGGAAGCAGCACGGAAACCGGTTGCCGCCTTCTTCGATCTCGACAAGACGATCATCGCTTCGTCCAGCGCGCTCGCGTTCAGCAAACCGCTGCTGCGCCAGGGACTGATCAACCGCAGGGCGGCGGTGAAGAGCGCGTACGCGCAACTCGTCTTCGCGCTTTCCGGTGCGGATGCGGGAAAAACGGAGCGGATGCGGGCGCAGATCTCGGCGCTGTGCGCGGGCTGGGACGTGGCGCAGATCCGGTCGATCGTGGCCGAGGCGCTGCACGACGTGGTCGATCCGCTGGTCTACGCCGAAGCGGCCGACCTCATCGCACGGCACCGCGCCGAAGGGCACGACGTGATCGTGCTGTCGGCCACCGGGGAGGAGGTGGTGGCACCGATCGCGGACATGCTCGGCGCCACCCGCAGCGTCGCGACCCGGATGCGGGTGGTGGACGGCCGCTACTCCGGCGAGGTCGACTTCTACTGCTACGGCGAGCACAAGGCGAACGCGGCGCGCGAACTCGCCGCCACACACGGCTACGACCTCGCCGACTGCCACGCCTACACCGACTCCAGCACGGACCTCCCCCTGCTGGAGGTGGTGGGTCACCCGCACGCGGTGAACCCGGACCGCGAACTGCGGCGCGCGGCCGACGAGCGGGGCTGGCCGGTGCTCGCCTTCGCGAAACCCGTTTCCCTGCGGACACCGGTCGTGCCCGCGCTCGCGATCGGTCTCGGCGCCGGGACGATCGCCGCGGCGGCGACGTGGTACGGACTGTCCAGGAAGAGCCGGAAACGATCCAGTTAG
- a CDS encoding TadA family conjugal transfer-associated ATPase gives MIGQEAAATDLVRRVRLRLAGSGTGDDPEAVADAVRAEAGGPVGHGDVLAALRSVRREFFGAGPLEPLLAEPGVTDVLVTGPREVWVDGDSGLRRVDTEFADEESVRRLAQRLAFAAGRRLDDAQPFVDGWLPGDGPHGRIRLHAVLPPIAAEGTCVSLRVLRPAAHDLPALARLGTFDGDGERVVRAVVAARLAFLVTGATGAGKSTLLAALLGEIPADQRIVCVEDAGELQPRHPQFVRLTARPPNVEGAGEVTVRDLVRQALRMRPDRLVVGEVRGREVCELLAALNTGHEGGACTLHANSPSEVTARLEALAALGGLSRPALHSQLGAAVQVVLHMRRRPAGRRLAEIGLVSRVDGAVTIRPVWTEGRWTEHRGRFERLLGTRGVRPPW, from the coding sequence GTGATCGGGCAGGAAGCGGCGGCCACTGACCTGGTCCGCCGCGTCCGGCTGCGCCTCGCGGGCAGCGGCACCGGCGATGATCCGGAGGCCGTCGCCGACGCCGTTCGCGCGGAGGCGGGAGGTCCCGTCGGTCACGGCGACGTGCTGGCCGCGTTGCGGTCCGTGCGCAGGGAGTTCTTCGGCGCCGGGCCGCTCGAACCGCTGCTGGCGGAGCCGGGGGTCACCGATGTCCTCGTCACCGGGCCCCGCGAAGTGTGGGTGGACGGCGATTCCGGCCTGCGCCGAGTGGACACCGAGTTCGCGGACGAGGAGTCGGTGCGCAGGCTCGCGCAGCGGCTCGCGTTCGCGGCCGGGCGGCGGCTGGACGACGCACAGCCCTTTGTGGACGGTTGGCTGCCCGGCGACGGCCCGCACGGCAGGATCCGGCTGCACGCGGTGCTGCCGCCGATCGCGGCCGAGGGCACGTGCGTTTCACTGCGGGTGCTCCGGCCCGCCGCGCACGACCTGCCCGCGCTGGCCAGGCTCGGCACCTTCGACGGCGATGGCGAGCGCGTGGTCAGGGCCGTCGTCGCCGCGCGGCTCGCGTTCCTGGTCACCGGGGCCACCGGCGCGGGCAAGAGCACCCTGCTCGCCGCCCTGCTCGGCGAGATCCCGGCGGACCAGCGCATCGTCTGCGTCGAGGACGCCGGAGAACTGCAACCGCGGCATCCGCAGTTCGTCCGGCTGACCGCGCGCCCGCCGAATGTCGAGGGCGCGGGAGAGGTCACGGTGCGCGACCTCGTGCGCCAGGCGCTGCGCATGCGCCCGGACCGCCTCGTCGTCGGCGAGGTGCGCGGCAGGGAGGTCTGCGAACTCCTCGCCGCGCTCAACACCGGCCACGAAGGCGGGGCGTGCACGCTGCACGCCAACTCGCCGTCCGAGGTGACGGCGAGGCTGGAGGCGCTCGCCGCGCTCGGCGGCCTGTCGAGGCCCGCCTTGCACAGCCAGCTCGGCGCGGCCGTCCAGGTCGTGTTGCACATGCGGCGGCGCCCGGCGGGCAGGCGGCTCGCCGAAATCGGCCTGGTGTCGCGTGTGGACGGTGCGGTCACCATTCGTCCGGTGTGGACGGAGGGCCGGTGGACGGAGCACCGCGGCCGGTTCGAGCGATTGCTCGGCACGCGGGGGGTGCGGCCGCCGTGGTGA
- a CDS encoding glycoside hydrolase family 3 protein: MRTDGFRPRRTHALTAACAAALVLAGCASAPQEAQVTPQAAQKPDEAAAYAARTLAGMSLEQKVGQLFVADVWGKSADEANAGNQKKYGVDTPAQVVRRYGVGGVIYFNNAGTDNVDNPAQVARFSNGLQHAALGTGARVPLIISTDQEGGRVTRIGAPATEYPSNMAIGAGRNAGDARTLAAISGHELRAMGIGQDFAPDADVNSNPLNPVIGSRSFSADPTLASKLVAAEIDGYQRAGAPTDTVASAAKHFPGHGDAAEDSHTGLPVIKRSAEEWRKIDMPPFQAAVDAGIDVIMSAHITVPSLDPSGEPATLSKPIMTGLLRDELHFDGVVVTDSLQMEGVRKLHPDAEVPVLALEAGVDQMLMPPDLTVAVKGVVDAVHSGRLTEQRIDQSVTRILKLKYKRGILAKPFADEGAVDRTVGTRRNLEQVQKLTDRTTTLLRDDKKALPLRGNGPVLVAGWNNPAYPGYPSDPVTSLAKALGPRAKALPTGASPAQAKIDEAVAAAKGAETVVVLTNGLRSSAPQRALVEALKAAGKPVVAVAVQEPYDPGFADVPTWLATYDWRDVTMRSLAKVLTGQNKPLGKLPVNVPTGADPAKVLFPFGHGLSW, from the coding sequence TTGCGCACCGATGGATTTCGTCCCCGGAGGACACATGCCCTCACCGCTGCCTGCGCGGCCGCGCTCGTGCTCGCCGGATGCGCCTCGGCACCGCAGGAGGCCCAGGTGACCCCGCAGGCGGCGCAGAAGCCGGACGAGGCGGCCGCCTACGCCGCGCGGACGCTCGCCGGGATGTCGCTGGAGCAGAAGGTCGGCCAGCTCTTCGTCGCAGACGTGTGGGGCAAGTCGGCGGACGAGGCGAACGCGGGCAACCAGAAGAAGTACGGCGTCGACACCCCCGCGCAGGTGGTGCGGCGCTACGGGGTCGGCGGCGTCATCTACTTCAACAACGCGGGCACCGACAACGTGGACAACCCGGCCCAGGTCGCGCGCTTCTCGAACGGGTTGCAGCACGCCGCGCTCGGCACCGGCGCGCGCGTGCCGCTGATCATCTCGACCGACCAGGAGGGCGGCCGCGTCACCAGGATCGGCGCGCCGGCCACCGAATACCCGTCCAACATGGCGATCGGGGCGGGCCGCAACGCGGGCGACGCGCGCACGCTGGCCGCGATCAGCGGCCACGAACTGCGCGCGATGGGCATCGGCCAGGACTTCGCGCCGGACGCGGACGTGAACTCGAACCCGCTCAACCCGGTGATCGGCTCCCGCTCGTTCTCCGCGGACCCGACCCTCGCCAGCAAGCTCGTCGCCGCGGAAATCGACGGCTACCAGCGCGCGGGCGCGCCGACAGACACGGTCGCCTCGGCTGCGAAGCACTTTCCTGGACACGGTGACGCGGCAGAGGACAGCCACACCGGGCTGCCGGTGATCAAGCGGTCGGCCGAGGAGTGGCGCAAGATCGACATGCCGCCGTTCCAGGCCGCCGTCGACGCCGGTATCGACGTGATCATGAGCGCGCACATCACGGTGCCGAGCCTCGACCCGTCGGGTGAGCCCGCGACGCTGTCGAAGCCGATCATGACCGGGCTGCTGCGCGACGAACTGCACTTCGACGGTGTGGTGGTGACCGACTCGCTGCAGATGGAGGGCGTGCGGAAGCTGCACCCCGACGCGGAGGTCCCGGTGCTCGCGCTGGAAGCGGGCGTGGACCAGATGCTGATGCCGCCGGACCTGACCGTCGCCGTCAAGGGCGTGGTGGACGCGGTGCACAGCGGGCGGCTGACCGAGCAGCGCATCGACCAGAGCGTCACGCGAATCCTGAAGCTGAAGTACAAGCGCGGGATCCTCGCGAAGCCGTTCGCCGACGAGGGCGCGGTGGACCGGACGGTGGGCACCCGCCGCAACCTCGAGCAGGTCCAGAAGCTGACCGACCGCACGACGACGCTCCTGCGCGACGACAAGAAGGCGCTGCCGCTGCGCGGGAACGGTCCGGTGCTGGTCGCGGGCTGGAACAATCCGGCCTACCCCGGTTACCCCTCGGATCCGGTGACCTCGCTCGCGAAGGCGCTGGGCCCGCGCGCGAAGGCGCTGCCGACCGGCGCCTCGCCCGCGCAGGCGAAGATCGACGAAGCGGTCGCGGCGGCGAAGGGCGCGGAGACCGTCGTCGTGCTGACGAACGGGCTGCGGAGCAGCGCGCCCCAGCGAGCACTGGTGGAAGCGCTTAAGGCGGCCGGAAAACCCGTCGTCGCGGTGGCCGTGCAGGAACCGTACGACCCCGGGTTCGCGGACGTGCCGACGTGGCTGGCCACCTACGACTGGCGCGACGTGACGATGCGCTCGCTCGCGAAGGTGCTGACCGGGCAGAACAAGCCGCTGGGCAAGCTGCCGGTGAACGTCCCGACCGGCGCGGACCCGGCGAAGGTGCTGTTCCCGTTCGGTCACGGGCTTTCGTGGTGA